A single Triticum dicoccoides isolate Atlit2015 ecotype Zavitan chromosome 2A, WEW_v2.0, whole genome shotgun sequence DNA region contains:
- the LOC119353703 gene encoding ribonuclease 1-like, with amino-acid sequence MKLVVVLSALLLLSLLAVSSAEEFDFFYLVQQWPGSFCDTKKGCCFPDTGKPATDFGIHGLWPNYAKCKTRGELDGALEMVTKRKKKCWPENCNSERLKLWEIKDLVTELDANWPTLACKGGKSIEFWTHEWEKHGTCSNLDQHGYFATALGFKARHNLTGILADAGIVPSDSETYFLSSIRDAIKEGTGFTANLECNRGVAGETQLFQVYQCIDSAGENLIDCPLPMQGNCKDRVQLPAF; translated from the exons ATGAAGCTTGTCGTTGTGCTCTcggccctgctcctgctttctctcCTCGCCGTCTCCTCCGCCGAGGAATTCGATTTCTTCTACCTTGTTCAGCAA TGGCCTGGGTCCTTCTGTGACACGAAGAAGGGGTGCTGCTTCCCGGACACCGGCAAGCCGGCGACGGACTTCGGCATCCACGGGCTGTGGCCCAACTACGCCAAGTGCAAGACCCGCGGCGAGCTCGACGGCGCCCTGGAGATGGTGACCAAGCGCAAGAAGAAGTGCTGGCCGGAGAACTGCAACAGCGAGCGCCTCAAGCTCTGGGAGATCAAGGACCTGGTGACGGAGCTGGACGCCAACTGGCCGACGCTGGCGTGCAAGGGCGGCAAGAGCATCGAGTTCTGGACCCACGAGTGGGAGAAGCACGGCACCTGCTCCAACCTGGACCAGCACGGCTACTTCGCGACGGCGCTCGGCTTCAAGGCCCGCCACAACCTCACCGGCATCCTCGCCGACGCCGGGATCGTGCCGTCGGACAGCGAGACCTACTTCCTCAGCAGCATCAGGGACGCCATCAAGGAGGGGACCGGGTTCACGGCGAACCTCGAGTGCAACCGCGGCGTCGCCGGCGAGACGCAGCTGTTCCAGGTGTACCAGTGCATCGACAGCGCCGGGGAGAACCTCATCGACTGCCCGCTGCCGATGCAGGGCAACTGCAAAGACAGGGTCCAGCTGCCGGCCTTCTGA